From Streptomyces sp. NBC_01754, a single genomic window includes:
- a CDS encoding GNAT family N-acetyltransferase, producing MILTDGAITLRPIKLRDQRAWREVNRRNRDWLRPWEATVPPPAPGGPTAQRPTYRQMVRHLRSEANAGRMLPFAIEYEGRLVGQLTVAGITWGSMCSGHVGYWVDQGVAGRGVVPTAVALAVDHCFRTVGLHRIEVCIRPENRPSRRVVEKLGFREEGLRPRYLHIDGAWRDHLIFALTAEEVPDGLLRRWRRARAGTPQAPQMPGEMK from the coding sequence GTGATCCTGACCGACGGTGCGATCACCCTCCGCCCGATCAAGCTGCGGGACCAGCGCGCGTGGCGCGAGGTCAACCGGCGTAACCGCGACTGGCTGAGGCCGTGGGAAGCCACCGTGCCGCCGCCGGCCCCGGGCGGCCCGACGGCCCAGCGCCCCACCTACCGGCAGATGGTCCGCCACCTGCGCTCCGAGGCCAACGCGGGGCGGATGCTGCCCTTCGCCATCGAGTACGAGGGGCGCCTCGTCGGGCAGTTGACGGTCGCGGGTATCACCTGGGGTTCGATGTGCTCGGGCCACGTCGGTTACTGGGTCGACCAGGGCGTGGCGGGACGTGGCGTCGTACCGACCGCGGTGGCCCTGGCCGTGGACCACTGCTTCCGCACGGTCGGTCTGCACCGGATCGAGGTGTGCATCCGGCCGGAGAACAGGCCCAGCCGAAGGGTCGTGGAGAAACTCGGATTCCGTGAGGAAGGGCTTCGTCCCCGCTATCTCCACATCGACGGCGCGTGGCGTGACCACCTGATCTTCGCGCTCACCGCCGAGGAGGTGCCCGACGGGCTGCTCCGCCGTTGGCGCAGGGCACGGGCAGGCACTCCGCAGGCGCCGCAGATGCCCGGCGAAATGAAATAA
- the sepX gene encoding divisome protein SepX/GlpR, producing MSSSGLIYAVIVGAWAAYLVPMWLRRQDELNEARPTERFSTAIRLLSGRAAMERRYAKEIQGREAGEAPGDVDPDAVTDRFESVDVRAFSAPPAHTEARLHDSAHDTAPGHAADGRPGEEARPAPARRPRTPGGEAERERRARRSQVLARRRRTTTVLFMAFTLGAVVAAVGGLRFLWAPAVPAVLLSAYIVHLRGQERRRFVFTMDRRRAEVAAQRLRENRPRRHQPATVAPAEPDEEPEAGHPLPAPTVSPQEAGRRALVEQTDHAEWVDQQRERGPAQGDSWEPVPVPLPTYVTAPVAPRATGGVEVGDPETWSAARSSTAEPSQTGTSHPVAPDAAPAPRRRGNQPRRPRERGRTPLFDQYDDEDRPRAANE from the coding sequence GTGAGCAGCAGCGGCCTCATCTACGCAGTCATCGTCGGTGCCTGGGCCGCCTACCTGGTCCCGATGTGGCTCCGCAGGCAGGACGAGCTCAATGAAGCCCGTCCGACGGAACGCTTCAGCACCGCCATCCGGCTGCTGTCCGGACGGGCGGCCATGGAGCGCCGGTACGCCAAGGAGATCCAGGGGCGGGAAGCCGGGGAGGCGCCTGGTGACGTGGACCCGGATGCCGTCACGGACCGATTCGAGTCCGTCGACGTCCGGGCCTTTTCCGCGCCTCCGGCACACACGGAAGCCCGGTTGCACGACTCGGCGCACGACACCGCGCCGGGGCATGCCGCCGACGGGCGCCCGGGCGAGGAGGCGCGACCCGCCCCCGCCCGGCGCCCGCGTACGCCCGGCGGGGAAGCGGAGCGTGAGCGGCGGGCCCGGCGCTCGCAGGTTCTCGCCCGCCGCCGGCGTACGACCACCGTCCTGTTCATGGCGTTCACGCTGGGTGCGGTCGTGGCGGCGGTCGGCGGTCTCCGCTTCCTCTGGGCGCCCGCCGTCCCGGCGGTGCTGCTGAGCGCGTACATCGTGCATCTGCGGGGGCAGGAACGCCGCCGGTTCGTCTTCACCATGGACCGGCGCCGGGCCGAGGTGGCCGCCCAGCGGCTCCGCGAGAACCGTCCGCGCCGGCACCAGCCGGCCACGGTGGCTCCCGCCGAGCCGGACGAGGAGCCCGAAGCGGGCCACCCGCTCCCCGCCCCCACGGTCTCCCCGCAGGAGGCCGGGCGCCGTGCGCTGGTCGAGCAGACGGACCACGCGGAGTGGGTGGACCAGCAGCGCGAACGCGGTCCGGCCCAGGGCGACAGCTGGGAGCCGGTGCCCGTCCCGCTGCCGACCTACGTCACCGCCCCGGTCGCCCCCCGCGCCACGGGCGGGGTGGAGGTCGGCGACCCCGAGACCTGGAGCGCGGCCCGCTCCAGCACGGCAGAGCCCTCCCAGACGGGTACCTCGCACCCCGTCGCCCCCGACGCGGCCCCGGCGCCCCGCCGCCGCGGCAACCAGCCCCGGCGCCCCCGCGAGCGCGGCCGTACCCCGCTGTTCGACCAGTACGACGACGAGGACCGGCCCCGCGCGGCCAACGAGTGA